The Chloroflexota bacterium genomic interval AGCGGCCCTGGTTGACTCGCCGGGCACGATGTCAATTTTCTTGACTCTCGCCCCCAGGGATATAGCTGCCTTCACCACTGGATCGTCGACAGCTGATTGTCCTTGCTCCCCAGACTTGCCCGTGTGTATGCAGCGAATCCGGCAAGGGACACCCAGGACTTTGCTGATGACCCCCTCCACTATGACCTTGTTCTTGGGTTCTTCGATTCGCTCCTTATGGAAAGCGTAGAAGAAGCCAAGAACTAGCGTTCCATTCTCCACGGCGATGGGTCGACAAGCCCGTAGAAGAGCCTGAATGGATTTATTGATGGTGTGCAGGGACTCCATAACATTCGGCCAATTTCTTACTACTTGCTCGAATTCCCCCGCGGGGGACTCGGGAGACTCCCCATCCCGTCCCGCCGGGAGTGGAGTTGGCGTTCTCTCGGGCGAAGGAAAGGCCTTCACCACCCCTCTTGTCTCAGCTGCTTGTTTTCCAATGGTGGAAGGGGCCTCCTGTCTGGGGGCAGTCGGTGCCTCCGTACCGCGTGGCCGAACGGGTGTGACGCTAATGGAGGAACTGCTTCTGCTCCGGTCAAGAGTGCCGCGCATCGGGGGGTGAGGGGGTGGACCGCCCATCTCGCGGTCGGCCCACATAATCGTCTCCACGAAAGCCATCTCCAGCGGCAGCTGTGACTGAGCCGGACCACGCAATCCGAGCTCGGCCTGGTTGAACAGCTTTATGGCCTGCATGAGCAGCTCCAGAGGCACCTTTTGGGCCTGGCGTTGCATCTCCATGAGCATCTCCGATGTAACCTCCAACAGTCCATCGGGGTTACCCCCCGTTTGTTCTAGAAGCATAAGCCCTCGTAGGTGTTCAATAACCTCTCGGCTGAACTGGCGTAGGTCTGCCCCGTCGTCGGCCACCTGATTGATCAAACGCAGCCCACCACGCACGTCTCGCTCGATAATATAGTCGGTCAACTGGGTAGCTGCCTGTGATCGGCTTGCCCCAAGGACCTGGCGCACCTGATCTAGAGTGATCCCCTGGGTACCGCAGTAGGCGACGACTTGATCCAAGAGGCTCACCGCATCACGCAGACTGCCCGTCGCAGCGCGAGCGA includes:
- the dnaX gene encoding DNA polymerase III subunit gamma/tau gives rise to the protein MVGSQSYYRKWRSQTFAEIVGQEHVTRTLQNALQTGRLAHAYLFCGPRGIGKTSAARLLAKTVNCLNNGGVEPCNQCSMCQAINNGQALDIIEIDAASNRGIDEIRDLREKVNFAPTLARYKFYILDEAHMLTNEAFNALLKTLEEPPAHTIFVLVTTEPHKLPATIISRCQRFDFRRISLRGIIGRLSYICQQEGIQVEESALEFIARAATGSLRDAVSLLDQVVAYCGTQGITLDQVRQVLGASRSQAATQLTDYIIERDVRGGLRLINQVADDGADLRQFSREVIEHLRGLMLLEQTGGNPDGLLEVTSEMLMEMQRQAQKVPLELLMQAIKLFNQAELGLRGPAQSQLPLEMAFVETIMWADREMGGPPPHPPMRGTLDRSRSSSSISVTPVRPRGTEAPTAPRQEAPSTIGKQAAETRGVVKAFPSPERTPTPLPAGRDGESPESPAGEFEQVVRNWPNVMESLHTINKSIQALLRACRPIAVENGTLVLGFFYAFHKERIEEPKNKVIVEGVISKVLGVPCRIRCIHTGKSGEQGQSAVDDPVVKAAISLGARVKKIDIVPGESTRAALPEEPPGEVRDVR